A window from Vigna angularis cultivar LongXiaoDou No.4 chromosome 7, ASM1680809v1, whole genome shotgun sequence encodes these proteins:
- the LOC108336976 gene encoding uncharacterized protein LOC108336976 translates to MEHVICFLKGLNDSYNTVKTQILLMDPLPNINRVFSLIMQQERQEKHNSVDTKVLANVTDKSSQWKGQGRGSGFCGQGRGRGRNPNYGKQCSYCNKMNHTIDECYSKHGYPPWYKKGDNNQDKKADWNSVNACQNKIESEGTQSTQQTVNGNIFNSFTVEQMQKLLRMMDKIDEPTHKVNQVQRNETENREGHPGDRVLKQICKKFPYVKIDTNIVCDTCHFAKQRKLSFAKSVSVTAESFEIVHCDI, encoded by the exons ATGGAGCATGTGATATGCTTTTTAAAGGGGTTAAATGATTCTTACAACACTGTTAAAACGCAGATCCTTTTGATGGACCCTCTTCCAAATATTAATCGGGTTTTCTCCCTCATTATGCAACAAGAGAGACAAGAGAAGCACAACTCTGTTGATACCAAAGTCCTGGCAAATGTGACTGACAAAAGCAGTCAATGGAAAGGCCAAGGAAGGGGTTCTGGATTTTGTGgtcaaggaagaggaagaggtagaAATCCTAACTATGGTAAACAATGCTCATATTGTAACAAAATGAACCACACTATAGATGAGTGCTACTCTAAGCATGGGTATCCTCCTTGGTATAAAAAGGGTGACAACAACCAAGATAAAAAGGCTGACTGGAATTCTGTCAATGCATGCCAGAACAAGATTGAATCGGAAGGAACTCAAAGCACACAGCAAACTGTTAATGGtaatattttcaattctttCACAGTTGAACAGATGCAAAAGCTTCTCCGAATGATGGATAAAATCGATGAGCCTACCCACAAAGTCAATCAAGTTCAAAGGAATGAAACTGAGAATAGAGAAG GTCATCCTGGAGACAGGGTTCTAAAACAGATTTGTAAGAAGTTTCCTTATGTTAAAATTGACACTAACATTGTTTGTGATACTTGCCACTTTGCTAAGCAGCGAAAATTGTCTTTTGCTAAGAGTGTTTCTGTTACTGCTGAATCTTTTGAAATTGTGCATTGTGATATATAG
- the LOC108337476 gene encoding zinc finger protein 1: MEGRSKKEAYFCDRGSIFSCAAEAPPSPSTPLQHPHEKKQVSVEEEEEENKESKHGAVLDLNVSGDDSCSAEALELNLITCLDVGSSSISGNSSSEVPLASDAAEPRVFSCNYCHRKFYSSQALGGHQNAHKRERSIAKRGHRFGSQIMAFGLPLLHNNTHYASMASLPLYGATNSRGGPLGIQAHSMIQKPSHHHHHHHHHHVTGFGNSYAHHHGWSRPVIDQQPGIAKLPVADFHRTKSAFSSSQTSVGRFEMANTLMNSSANKEIGGCVAGAETRLKSNNQEEMKHLDLSLKL; the protein is encoded by the coding sequence ATGGAAGGAAGAAGCAAGAAGGAGGCATACTTTTGTGACAGAGGAAGCATCTTCTCTTGTGCTGCAGAGGCACCTCCTAGTCCAAGCACTCCGCTTCAGCATCCACATGAGAAGAAACAGGTATCtgttgaggaagaagaggaagaaaataaGGAGTCAAAGCATGGTGCTGTATTGGATCTAAATGTTTCAGGTGATGATTCTTGCAGTGCAGAAGCACTAGAACTGAATCTCATAACCTGTTTGGATGTGGGGTCATCATCCATTAGTGGCAATTCTTCTTCAGAAGTCCCTCTTGCTTCTGATGCTGCTGAGCCAAGAGTCTTCTCTTGCAACTACTGCCACAGAAAGTTCTACAGTTCACAAGCACTTGGTGGGCACCAAAATGCACACAAGAGGGAGAGGTCAATAGCAAAGAGAGGGCACAGGTTTGGATCACAGATAATGGCCTTTGGCCTTCCCTTACTGCATAATAACACCCACTATGCAAGCATGGCTTCCCTACCCCTTTATGGTGCTACCAATAGTAGAGGAGGACCTCTTGGAATTCAAGCACACTCCATGATCCAAAAGCCCtctcatcaccatcatcatcatcatcatcatcatgtgACTGGATTTGGAAACTCTTATGCACACCACCATGGTTGGTCAAGACCCGTCATTGACCAACAACCTGGAATAGCAAAACTACCGGTGGCTGATTTTCACAGAACAAAATCAGCATTTTCATCATCACAAACAAGTGTTGGTAGGTTTGAAATGGCTAACACCCTGATGAATTCTTCAGCCAATAAGGAAATCGGTGGATGTGTGGCCGGTGCTGAAACTCGTTTGAAGAGCAATAATCAAGAAGAAATGAAGCACCTTGATTTATCCCTCAAGCTCTAA
- the LOC108337542 gene encoding class V chitinase CHIT5: MSLQTLIFTSLLVLFMSVHSQALLDPSNRKYAPSKASVRAAYWPSGDDLSPSSIDTKYYTHIYYAFIQQDPQFFHLSVAESEKKWIPQFINGLRHRYPPVKTLLSIGGGGSNSTAFSLMASTQHNRQVFINSTIHVARQFGFDGLDLDWEFPENEVDMSNLGILFREWHQAITLEAQACRKPRLLLTAAVYYASTIKLIGNGPRTYPVQAIRKYLDWASPMCFDYHGTWDNFTGFNAALYDPNSNISTRYGIGSWIGSGVPAGKLVMGLPLYGRAWALQDPNVHGVGAEAVGEATDTDGTMDYDEILVFNKENGATVVYDDVAVAFYSYAGTTWIGYDDGASITKKVRFARAWSLKGYFFWAIGKDKDWTISRQASNAWGH; this comes from the exons ATGTCCCTCCAAACACTCATTTTCACATCCCTTTTGGTTCTATTCATGAGTGTCCATTCTCAAGCTCTTCTCGACCCTTCTAATCGGAAATATGCACCAAGCAAGGCAAGTGTTAGAGCTGCGTATTGGCCTTCGGGTGATGATCTTTCGCCTTCTTCCATCGACACAAAGTACTACACTCACATCTACTATGCTTTCATCCAACAAGACCCTCAATTTTTCCACCTTAGCGTCGCCGAATCCGAGAAAAAATGGATTCCACAATTCATCAACGGGCTCCGCCACCGTTACCCGCCTGTCAAAACTCTCTTGTCGATTGGCGGAGGTGGCAGCAACTCCACCGCCTTCTCCCTCATGGCCAGCACCCAACACAACCGACAAGTGTTCATCAACTCCACCATCCACGTGGCGCGCCAATTCGGATTCGACGGCCTCGATTTGGACTGGGAGTTCCCAGAAAACGAGGTCGACATGTCTAACCTAGGTATCTTGTTTCGTGAATGGCATCAAGCTATTACATTGGAAGCACAAGCTTGCAGAAAACCGCGTCTGCTTTTAACCGCCGCTGTTTATTACGCTTCCACCATTAAACTTATCGGTAATGGGCCAAGAACATATCCGGTTCAGGCCATTCGCAAGTACTTGGATTGGGCCAGCCCAATGTGCTTTGACTACCATGGGACTTGGGACAATTTTACAGGCTTCAATGCTGCTTTGTATGATCCAAACTCCAACATCAGTACCCGGTACGGAATCGGGTCTTGGATCGGATCGGGTGTGCCCGCGGGGAAGTTGGTTATGGGTTTACCATTATACGGACGGGCATGGGCTCTCCAAGACCCGAATGTTCATGGGGTCGGAGCAGAGGCTGTTGGGGAAGCCACTGATACTGATGGTACAATGGATTATGATGAAATTTTGGTGTTCAACAAAGAAAATGGTGCCACTGTTGTGTACGATGATGTAGCCGTGGCTTTCTACTCTTATGCGGGTACTACTTGGATCGGGTATGACGATGGAGCATCCATAACGAAGAAGGTTCGGTTTGCTAGGGCTTGGAGCTTGAAAGGCTATTTCTTTTGGGCTATCGGAAAGGATAAGGATTGGACCATCTCGAGACAAG ctTCAAATGCATGGGGACATTGA